The Bacteroidales bacterium sequence GTCATCTTCGACAAGGAAAATATGAACTTTGTGTCCCATTATTCCTGGTTTTTATAGGGTAATATTATGCTAAAACGGCTACCTTTACCCGGCTCACTCTCCACTTCGATTTTTCCTTCAAATGCCAGCACAATCGCTTTTACATAACTCAGGCCTAAACCAAATCCCTTTACATTATGAATGTTTCCGGTAGGGACCCGGTAGAACCTGTCGAAAATCTTCTGTTGAGCCTCTTTACTGATACCCACTCCATTGTCTTCCACCGAAATACAGATTCCTTCGGTAGTGTTCCCGGTGATAACTTTGATAAAGGGCTTTTCGCCTGAATATTTGATGGCATTATCCAGCAGGTTGGTGATGACGTTGTAAAGATGATTTTCGTCACTTTGAATCATTGATACCTCCGCATTCAAATTCAGCACGACTTCTCCCTCCTGCTGTTCCAGTAATAACTTGATATTGTTCACCGCACGGTGTATTACTTCGTGAACATCAACTGCTTTCACCTGAAGGTCAAAATCCCGCTTATCAATCAACGCCATTTGAAGCACATTCTCAACCTGAGCGTTCATTCGGCTGTTTTCTTCTTTGATAATGTTGGTGAAATATTTCACTTTGTCAGGAAATTCGAGCACCTTAGGATTATTTATCGAATCGGCGGCGAGTGAAATGGTGGCTATGGGGGTTTTAAATTCATGGGTCATATTATTGATAAAATCAGATTTGATTTCGGAAAATTTCTTCTGCTTCAAAATTACCGATATGGTCACCGAAAAGGTGATGATAATAATAAGGGTAAAAATGATGGAACCAAGCAAAAGAAAGAAAATAGATTCCAAAAGAAATCTTTGCCGGGTGGGAAATGTCAATAACAGGTAATTTGGCCGCTGGAAAATATCATTTGGGAAAAGGCTGATCCGGTAAGGACTTTCAAGATTTTTTTCAGTAAATCCGTCAGATTTAACAGGTATTAGTTCGTCGCCGGTACCAGTGATTACCGCAAACTCAAATTCATCCATAAGTCCTTTTTCAACCAATGATTTTCTCAACTGCCCTTCGAGGTAATTTTTATCGAGCCTTTGTTCGATGGGCTGGCGAAAACTTTCGACCTCCACCACCATTTTACTCAACATATCGCTCAATTCAAACGATCGTTTTTCCAGCTTAAACGATGCGTTAATGGTGATTTGCGTTGAATCGTCTCTTTTTTTGAAAGCAATAATTTGTTCGTCATTTTTTGGTTCTGGTAAAAGGGAATCGTCAAAAGTTGTTGTTACCACTACCTGTTGTGGAGAAGACTGATCAAAAACGTACATTGCCTGGGTTGAATCTATGAAACGATAAATCTGATTGCTGGTTATTAAGTCTTTTTCGAGCCATTCCAATTTATCGTTCATAACATCAAATTCTAAAAGACGGGCATTTAACGAATCGCTCAACTTGAGTTGATACTCCATCAGTGAGTCGAGGTCCTGAATGTGAAAATCGAATTGATGTTCTATTTCATTCAGGTTTCTGGCAATCAGCAGGTAATTTTCTTTTTTTTCCAGCTTGGCTACAACATCGGTCAGGGCATCGTTCACCTTACGGTCGAATTGCTCCTTCTGGATCGAAACAGCATTTTGAATCCAGAGCAATTGTACAGTAATGATTCCTGCCAGCGACACACTCATCAGAACGATGATAAGTAGTAATGTTTTCTTATTCATGCTTCAAAAGTACATATTAAAACACGCATAATTGTAACTTTAACTTTTCCTTAACCTTTGTTAACCTAACCTTAACTAAACACGAAGCCAGTGAGTTATAGTTTTGCATCGTAAAACGAACATTAACCTTTATAAAAATTCGGAGGACTAAAACATGAGAACAACTGCAGAAAACATTAAAATGGTAGTAACCTTGCTTGTAGCTGCTTTGTGTATTATCGCGCTGGGAGCATCACTGTTTGCACAGGAACGCAATGAAGAAATTAAAACTGAGCGGACAAAAATTGTGACGCTCAAAATTGTTGAAGATGAAAACGGAAAAATTACCACAGTGGACACAACCTTTGTTTATAATGGGGATGATTCGGATGACCCTGTTTTCTTCTGGAATGATAAAAATAATCTGCAATATGAATTAAGGAAACTGGATTCGATCAAATTCAATGTTGATTTTGAAAGCTTTTCATTTGACAGTATCGAGAAATCGATGATTTTCGTACAATCAAAAATCAATGATGAAATGAAAGCGTTGGAGAAAGAAATGGAAAAACTGCATCAAAGCTTTCAATGGGCGGATTCAATGGAAACCTTGGGTATGAAGCAATTTTGGGTTACCGTTGATGATACCGGGAAAAAAACCAACGCCGAAAAACAAATCAAAATCATTAAAGGGGATAATGACCAGATAATTTTTGTAGGATCGCCTGATACAACCATTAAAACCAATGGTCAAACGATTATGATTACCCATGGAATTGATGATAAAGCCTCCAGACAAACGAAGACTGTTACACTAACCACTGAGTTCGATGCGGAGGATGGGGAAGAAAAAACGATTACAATAGTTGTTGATGGCGATGATGTTGATATCCGGGAACTGGAAGATGGGGAAAAAATTGTCATTGTTAAGTCAAACGTTTCAGTTCACACAACTGAGAACGTGACTGTTGAAGAGTTGAAAACAGCAGGAATAGAAACGGGAAATGGTGAACTTGAACCCATTGACCTTACATTCGCCCCTAACCCAAATAATGGCACTTTTAACCTGAGTTTCTCATTAAAAGAAAAGGGCACGGTTTCCATTAATATTTTCGATATCAACGGAAGTTTGGTTTATTCCGAAACACTGAAGGATTTTGAAGGAAAATACAACAAAGAAATTGACATTTCCGGAAAAGGTACAGGCCCCTTTTTCCTGCAGATTATTCAGGGTATCTACGATATTGTCAAAAAGATAATGATTCAATAGAGCTAAAATTATTCAGAATTAAATGATTAAAAGGGGCCAAAAAGCCCCTTTTAAAGTTTTGAAAACTGGAATATCATTATTGCCAACTACTTTTTGCCAACTTTAGCAATTTAATTCCTGTTGATATTATTCAGATCCTCAAAAGCCAGTTCGAGCCGTTTGATCATCGCAACCTGAGCTTCACGCAGCCATTTGCGCGGGTCGTAGTATTTCTTGTTGGGCTTGTCTTCGCCTTCGGGATTTCCGATTTGTCCCTGCAGGTAGCCTTCATTTTTCTTGTAAAAATTCAGCACGCCTTCCCAGGTAGCCCACTGGGTGTCGGTGTCAATGTTCATCTTGATCACGCCGTAACTGATCCCTTCACGAATTTCTTCCCTCGATGAACCTGATCCGCCATGGAACACGAAATTTACCGGATTTGGTCCGGTGTTGAATTTCTTCTGGATGTAATCCTGTGAGTTTTTCAGGATAATGGGTTGCAGCTTCACATTACCCGGTTTGTAAACGCCGTGCACATTACCAAAAGCAGCAGCAATTGTAAACCGGTCGCTCACCTTTTTCAACTCTTCATAAGCATAGGCAACTTCCTGCGGTTGAGTGTAGAGTTTTGAACTGTCAACGCCTGAGTTATCCACGCCATCTTCTTCGCCTCCGGTAATCCCCAGTTCGATTTCGAGGGTCATCCCGATCTTGCTCATTCTTGCGAGGTACTTCTTGCAGATTTCGATGTTTTCGTGCAACGGCTCCTCGGAAAGGTCGAGCATGTGAGAGCTGTACAACGGTTTTCCGTGTTCTTTGTAAAAAGCTTCGCCGGCATCAAGCAGCCCGTCAATCCAAGGGAGAAGTTTTTTGGCGGCATGGTCGGTGTGAAGTATCACCGGTACGCCGTACATTTCTGCCACCCTGTGAATGTGCATGGCGCCCGATATGCCCCCGGCAATGGCTGCCTGTTCGTTTTGATTGGACAAACCCTTGCCTGCGTAAAAAGCGGCGCCACCATTCGAAAACTGAATGATTACGGGAGAGTTAACTTTTTTAGCAGCTTCCAGCACAGCGTTCACCGAATCGGTGCCAACAACGTTTACTGCCGGCAGCGCAAACTGGTTTTTCTTTGCAATTTCGAATACTTTCTGAACATCATCTCCGGTCACAACGCCGGGTTTTACTGAATCGAATATTTTTTCTGACATGGTTTCTTTGTTTAAAATTAATTGGCGGCAAAAATAATGATTTTTGAAGGGTTGGGTTGTTGATTTCCCTTTTAATTAATAGCTGCCAGAAAACGCTTCATGTTGAAAATCATTGGTTGCCCCAACCCTCCCGAAGTCTCGGGATAAATTCCGGGAGCCTGATTTTCAACGATTTACTCCCTTTAGGGTGGGGTAATTAAATCGTTGAAAATCATATTCAGAGTGTTTTCTGGCAGGTACTAATAAAACGTGAACGCTAAAAAGCAGTTTTAAAGTTCGGAGAAATCTATCTTTGCAAAAATTTTCCCGACTATGAATTTTGTTGAAGAACTGAACTGGCGTGGCATGATCCACGATATGACTCCCGGTCTTGAAGATCAATTGGCCAAAGAAATGACAACCGCCTACGTTGGTATTGACCCAACTGCAGATTCGCTGCACATCGGTCACCTGGTGTCAGTGATGATGCTGAAACATTTCCAGGTTTGCGGCCACCGTCCGATTGTGCTGATTGGCGGTGCAACAGGTATGATTGGCGACCCGTCAGGAAAATCCAAAGAACGCAACCTGCTGGATGAACCTACTTTGCGCCACAATCAGGAATCCATTAAAAACCAATTGGCACATTTTCTCGATTTTGGCGATGATAAGCCCAACGGCGCATTGATGGTGAACAACTACGACTGGATGAAAAACTACAGTTTCCTGCAGTTTATCCGCGAAATCGGTAAGCACCTCACCGTTAATTATATGATGTCGAAAGACTCGGTGAAATCGCGGCTCAGTTCCGAATCAAATGAAGGAATGTCGTTTACTGAGTTTTCTTATCAGCTCGTCCAGGGAACTGATTTTCTGGTGCTTTACCA is a genomic window containing:
- the fbaA gene encoding class II fructose-bisphosphate aldolase, with amino-acid sequence MSEKIFDSVKPGVVTGDDVQKVFEIAKKNQFALPAVNVVGTDSVNAVLEAAKKVNSPVIIQFSNGGAAFYAGKGLSNQNEQAAIAGGISGAMHIHRVAEMYGVPVILHTDHAAKKLLPWIDGLLDAGEAFYKEHGKPLYSSHMLDLSEEPLHENIEICKKYLARMSKIGMTLEIELGITGGEEDGVDNSGVDSSKLYTQPQEVAYAYEELKKVSDRFTIAAAFGNVHGVYKPGNVKLQPIILKNSQDYIQKKFNTGPNPVNFVFHGGSGSSREEIREGISYGVIKMNIDTDTQWATWEGVLNFYKKNEGYLQGQIGNPEGEDKPNKKYYDPRKWLREAQVAMIKRLELAFEDLNNINRN
- a CDS encoding T9SS type A sorting domain-containing protein, with protein sequence MRTTAENIKMVVTLLVAALCIIALGASLFAQERNEEIKTERTKIVTLKIVEDENGKITTVDTTFVYNGDDSDDPVFFWNDKNNLQYELRKLDSIKFNVDFESFSFDSIEKSMIFVQSKINDEMKALEKEMEKLHQSFQWADSMETLGMKQFWVTVDDTGKKTNAEKQIKIIKGDNDQIIFVGSPDTTIKTNGQTIMITHGIDDKASRQTKTVTLTTEFDAEDGEEKTITIVVDGDDVDIRELEDGEKIVIVKSNVSVHTTENVTVEELKTAGIETGNGELEPIDLTFAPNPNNGTFNLSFSLKEKGTVSINIFDINGSLVYSETLKDFEGKYNKEIDISGKGTGPFFLQIIQGIYDIVKKIMIQ
- a CDS encoding HAMP domain-containing histidine kinase, with amino-acid sequence MNKKTLLLIIVLMSVSLAGIITVQLLWIQNAVSIQKEQFDRKVNDALTDVVAKLEKKENYLLIARNLNEIEHQFDFHIQDLDSLMEYQLKLSDSLNARLLEFDVMNDKLEWLEKDLITSNQIYRFIDSTQAMYVFDQSSPQQVVVTTTFDDSLLPEPKNDEQIIAFKKRDDSTQITINASFKLEKRSFELSDMLSKMVVEVESFRQPIEQRLDKNYLEGQLRKSLVEKGLMDEFEFAVITGTGDELIPVKSDGFTEKNLESPYRISLFPNDIFQRPNYLLLTFPTRQRFLLESIFFLLLGSIIFTLIIIITFSVTISVILKQKKFSEIKSDFINNMTHEFKTPIATISLAADSINNPKVLEFPDKVKYFTNIIKEENSRMNAQVENVLQMALIDKRDFDLQVKAVDVHEVIHRAVNNIKLLLEQQEGEVVLNLNAEVSMIQSDENHLYNVITNLLDNAIKYSGEKPFIKVITGNTTEGICISVEDNGVGISKEAQQKIFDRFYRVPTGNIHNVKGFGLGLSYVKAIVLAFEGKIEVESEPGKGSRFSIILPYKNQE